The DNA segment taataataatgtatgtattgtgttttgtaGATTGTCGTAGATTTTGAATTGCTTTGGATGGAGTTCCGATACGGACTGTGTATTGGTGAAATTTGTGTGAAATATTTGTCTGGGATTAGTTATTATAGATGTAgaacatttaaaagaatattttgataaatggttTTGATGTTTGAGAATGAATAAAGTATAAAAGTGTGCTACTCACATGGAGAGCACATTCCTTTAGTATACATATGTGTTGAGTTAATTGACTAAATAATTTATGCTCGAATAAGAACATAATGTCAGTTGAACTTTTATTAAAACCAATTTATCAGTCTAACTTGTCTTTTTTGAGaaattaggtttaatttcaGGCAAATAAAGGATATAAAAAAACCTCTATGAATAGGTTTTTAATATGATATCAAATTACTTTTAAAGGATACAGCCGTATGAAATTCAGTAAAAGAAGTTAATTTTGAAGGAAACGTcaaatataaaactattaatGAACATACATTGATATctcaataatcatgataatgacttgtcaccaaaatttcactatttttacaaaaacaatgtaATAAGGTACTCTTAGTTGAAGTATGCAGGCAAACCAGAAAGGGTGTATCGATATATGCAAACCGATGAATTACTGAGTGGTGTTTTTTTGGCTAATTCAAAGAAGATTCAATTTATTTGCAATAAGTTGTATGAATTTTAAACTATGatgatatgagcatcactggtaagtcttatgtagacgaaacgcatgtTTTTAGGAATTGAAtgctcttttttgtaaatttattggggtgaaaaagcgttgaccggagtacattttgtatgaagcgcgtaAGCGcatcatactaaaaatgtgcgcacggtcaacgcttttacaaccctataaagttacaaaaaaaggcattcaatacttataattacactTTTACCtatatgatcatgaaaacacgctttttatcaagtttttatttcatttacatgtgcactttattgtgggacctcgtgtcatcatgaatgaaaagttgcattgtgtaatgcaattgaTTAAGGAATATCACAAGACTaccagttagccaatcagaataacgtattataatgaaacatacatctaatgtaactATTGCGTATTAAaatataagcctggtacctttgataactaactGCATTACATATACACACACCAACTTATCAGTCATCCACTTATAAAGGATATCGGACACTgtgcattcatttttttttatttaaagattggtgtaaaaaaaaaatataagaagttGGAAGACAATTACGCCAATATTTGAGAAACAATTGTAAAATCTAAATCTAAAACATACCGATATACGTATGAACATTTGAAGAGGGTCTTTGAAATATTACTTGACATGTTATTAATTATCACAagaagctctttttttttatatatatataagactcACAAGTGACGcccaaacataaaaaaaagaaaaaaagtaagcAACGTAAATCAAGAAGTAATTTACTGGTATACAATTGCACTAAAACACTTCGTATATGAAGGATGTGATTTTGCAGTTTGATTTAAAGCATGAACGCAGAGactttaaatacaaacaaagatAGATGCATGTTTTAAGATTATGGGTTCATAGGACACAATGCCCCACTCAGACAATCTGTGAACGATGAAGTGTTGGTAACAACAATAATTTAAAGGctaattataacatgtataacacaaTCATGTACTcctattttttacatattaacctattatgtctgtttgttttgttcacaattGTTATCAagataatggaattttatgcgactgtcatacaagtgagaggttagcTGGCTATAAAACCAAGTATAATTCACCAATTTTCTGATGATAAGCATtttctaggaatatgacagttgtaatccactcgtttgatgtgtttaagcttttgattttgccattaatTTTGATTGAGTCCCTGCAAGTTTTTACTGTAGATGGGACATATGAATAATATATGTGTTCTATAATACAGTTATTGACCTTATGTGCTTAATTTCAATACAACGGATGTGGCGAATCATATTTCCCTTGAAGTACTATTGagaaaatgtaaataacatAGTATGTGTTATTGCATAGTATCCGTATTTAATACTCGACAGCTGGCCTAATATATAACTTAATtggattttccaatttaaattCATGCTGAACAGAAGTACGATTTCCCTTACATACTATTTGACAGGTGTATGAGTGCACACACACAAAAGTAAGATATGTATTATTGTTAGTTTGTGGATGATCAGggtatttctttttcaaagtcTCGATTCATATTTTGGGTAAATATTACCATTTTCAATCCTTggtttcttttttaacttttttcttatGAAATCATATATGATTTGAATTACAAAAATCTATAAATTAAACATACTTACTCGCTTATAAAAGTTtctttcattattatatttaaatgctTGAATGTTAAAAGTGAAACtgaaagtacaaaaatgtatgcttggCAGTAAGAAATATTGTATAATCCTAAGTTCATTTAAATGACTGAAACTTGCTTGTAATGAAAAGAATAAACGATGAATACATTTAACCCAAGACAAAAGAAACAAagtattgaaatgaaaacaccGCGCGTTAAAATACTattaaatacatacatgtagagCGAAAGGTAAGcctaatttattgaaattatccAGGCTATGGTCTTGGGATTTTCCAATTatgtgttatgttttatttaagactTTGAATGGCACACCCTACTATATTTTTGAAGAACTAtataaatttaagattatttATACCACCTACATATGTATGTCTGAACAAAAGAAGTTGTTATAAGGAATGGACAATTAGACATTCATACTGGGCATCGTTTATATCGTTATGCAAATAAACGCACTTAACTATAATACTTGAAGTTTGCTTATGtacaaattaatgtttataattGGAAAGTTACGATCTAGAATATTCATCACGGCAAAACCTGTTCGTTCaatatagtcaattttttttgtattaattagtgagagaacatcatctttatagcggaaCAGTCACAGTGATACCTCCAATGGAGCTAACTCTTACACTTACACCTTACTATAATTAAagatgtttttatattgatttttattttgattaattttgctttatttttctgataaatatttgatttcgttACCTTGTTGCAAATAtccaaataaaacaaaggaGTTGTAGTATGATCGCCAAATCCAAAGCTGTCCacacaaattcaaatgacttaGATGTAAGTAATTATATATCCGtacaagatttaaaaacaaagtagTTCTTGATTTTTGTCAGCTTTCCCTCTTATTGAACATAACACTGAGAATATAAAAACACTACACACACTTTTGACCAACTTATATGCTCTGTAAGGATTAGTTGTGTTTGCTCCACGTATGATACGGACCTTGTTACTCCTTTGAAAATTTTTTGGGTATATATTATCCGATGATTATATAGTTAACAGTAGCTGAAAATTGTCTTTCATATCTGtcttaaaaatagaaaaatgacagCCTGAATCATGAGCGTATGGGTGTTTTAATCCTGATTTGAGCAAAGGTTTCATTATGTACCATTTTGTAACCAGGTGTGTTGTACTGACGACACTTGATAAAAAAGTGAATTTCCATTAGCTCAGTAAAGTATAAGTTAAAGAAAATGTCCTTGTCCTACTGATCATAGCTTTAGTTTAAATATTAGGCTCTTAATTATAATTTCAGGCGACAGACAATGAATGATGATATATCATAGATTTATTTAAAGGTCTCGggtgtttctttgtttactcTAAGAAAACTCTTCAGTTGGGTGGCAATTAAAATTCCATACAGAAGCGGACGCTTATAATGTGGATTTCCAATGTAGACTTATGCtgaattcaattaatttaatttatgtataatgtctatctttaaatatacaaatgtagattGTTTCATGTcgaatttgaatatataaataaatacgcCCCATTAGATTAATGACGTTGTTAATGTAAAGACTAATAGTATGCAAGATTGTTGAAGATTACCACAaccctttttatttattttacaccaCCTTTACACGAGAGGGAAAACAAATACTTCGCACACATATCAAATCAGATACGTTGACAGCACAAACATTTTAGTTTTAGGATCTTTCTTTTCTACATATTCACAAACATTATCATAGTCTGTTTTAAGCGAAATATGAGCCTTTGTGGATCCGTGTTTTAATACTACAGCTTAAATTAACACTATATTGTAAAATGATCTATTCTTAAAAAAGTGAAAGATAATTAAAATGATTTCTTAAAATGAATATCTGTTCTGAATCTATAAAGTTTCTTATCGAGAAGGCTTGATTTTCAGTCCGTCCCCTTATTTCACTCTTTGGAAAAATCCTTGATCTCCACTGGTTATTATATTCACTACACTTTTAACTAAAGAAACATTTGTGAAAAACTCTGATGCTCGGAAAAGGTTACCAATTCCTTCTTCTCTAGTTACAACCGTAATGTTACTCCgaatacattttgttgtagAGAATATGTGTTATGCAAAAGAGATTTGGTAAATAATACtcatatatatagttgttttgagctatatcattataaaaaatagaCAGATGCATGTTTGTTTGggatttaatttcaaattggaAAAGAACTGTGTTATCGGGAGTGTTTTTCTGGCAACACTTAAACAGATATCTTCCATCTGTTAGATATTCACAAGAATGTCCTTGTATTATAATCTTAGTATACATATTGGACTATGTAAGTAACAAAACAATTGTCATCAAGATCTCAAGTTTCTCTAAATTTTTACATTCATACAACACTTAAACTGAATGATTATGAAAATCCACTACAAAATCATACTCTTAGACATCAAACTGAAAACAGAGTGAGATCAGATGTGTGACAGAACACATATACCTTGTTCTAGATTTCTATAATACATATACACCATGACAAAGGTGGATTTTGAAACCATCTAAATAAAGTCTTGATGATTATTTTTAAGTATCGGTTAAAAGACAATAACGTAGTTTATTCTGCATCTATAGAAATACTTTCTGTTGtctttattatcaaaatatagttaaaaagtaaaatttcctGCCATGCCTTTCAATGTCAAGTCAATTATCTTCAAAATTAGATGCTCATGAAGGGATGATAGAAAATTCATATGAGTATTAGCATTTTTATAACTATAACTGAAACAATTTATAGCTGCAGTATTTACAAAcgaaatcaatataaaaaagaccaCCTTGTTAGTAATTGGCACCGCACTGTATAATGTCCAAATAAAAATAGGTGATGTGATAAGACTGACAATGAGTTGAAGATATTATCATTACAGCAaaatgcattgagtgtgtaaGTAAAGGTTATATATTTGGCTAGCTTGCTTGTTACTTAACTGTCgctcagtttttagttttcgAATTTGTCTTAAATCGACTGTTGATTGTATTTATTTCGTCTTCCGTTTTTACCTCGTCATAGCCTTATAAGTTAAagtatccctttggtatcttccgtctTTCTTTAATGCTTTTTGTATTCACACTATATAGAATTCCTTTACAAGTATGTGGTCCTGAAACCCAAACAGCACACATAGAGTTAGTAAAAAACATTACTAAAATCAAAGTTACATAACGCTGAATGGTCACCATCGCGGATTGGTTCTAAATATAatctttgacaaaatatttttaaactttttacagTATATGTTTATGTATACACACGTGCTTAGTTGTCGCAGCCACaattcacatttattttcacTATGACAGCACCGAAGGTGAGTTATTGTCGAAGTTTGCTTGACTTAATGATGTAGGTATATAGGTGAAATTTATtggtattttaaaacaatgtctATCTACTACAGATCTGACAAAATCGAAAATATAGTTGATTGAAACTGTTCAAGAAATtatcaaccaataaaaatcgACAAATTAATCGAGGAAGCCAAACTTGTAATTGATTCCTAACACAGAGTTTTGTCCTTAATTGCTTCGTTTAATAagttgagaatattttttttatttttacccttggagatgaaataaaaatggaacATTGTCAATTATCTTTTAGTTtgtaaaaattaccaaattaatttgataccaaaatatttcatatcgaGATCCATTTTTAGTGACTAACTTGAATATGATGGTTGAATGATCGAGCATCCTGTCTGATCATGtacagaaaaataacagatatCAAGTACagtacagtataaaaaaaaatgaagtacaCAATGGACAATAATTCATTGAAGAAGACTTGAAAACAcattgtcaaacagaaaaaaagcgGTGAGTGACAAATTGTACACCATAAACTATCTAAAGACAACACAAAATTACTTAGaaccaataatatttttatatttgttcattttcagtgataatatgaattttctcttattttgtgctattttcacattttttgatCGGTGTGGGAAAAACATTTTTCCTCACTAGTGAAatatctgttctcggcaaatgattagtcgaaatgTTTTATGACGTTAAAATCTATTGTTTCTTCtaaattttcctattgtgacgtcattcaAAAAGGTGAACATGCCTGATGACTTTATTGTACCATACCCCCTCCCCCCACAGAAGTCAATGTTTCGGTATGCACAAGTCTTTATTACCTTGTTAGATGTCCAGTTAAAACAGATGAAATCAATTTAATTATCTCCCACAGAACACAAATATTCTAGATAGAACCAAGGGAGAGTCGTGTgctttgaaatgaaattttacgACATATATTATTTGGCATATTGGTTAATTTTCATGGTGATGATATagattatttgatataaaaaagacaagGGTGTTCTTTAAGGTCCACATGGTGCCACTCTTTCAGCAGTCAGTGCTTCGAAACTGGCATATATCTATACAAAACAATGTTCGGAGTTTTCAAATTCataatattttgtcaatgtAATAACACTAAGATAGAAAGTAGCCCGTACGGATTTGGTCACATGGAGGAAGGATAGAAAATttactcttttgtttcatttttgccatttgataagggactttccgatttgaatttttcttaaatgtttcTTGAATTTGtctgatattttttgttatctttacgATTTCCCGGTGATACGTTTTGATCTCACGGAAATTATATCATTCGTTATTAAGAAATAAGTTTCTTCCTTAAGGTTAAAGTGGAAAGATTAAGAGGAAAATGTTTGTGTATATCCATATTTCCTTTCTGGctaaaaccaaaataaaatcatataaatccTTTTAACCTTTCGTAAAATTTTCGAATAATATTTGAGAAAGGGAATCTTGACATGTTTTGAcacattttaaaggaaaatatatcATCCTCTACGAGCTCGAAATCGTAGCTTAACTAAATACTAGCATCAAGGCTGTTCGATTgggttgatatatatttaatatacaacaaTATTGATGATTTATTTACAGTTCTAGTATGGGCTCTCTGTTATCAAAAGAAAGCACTATTACAAAGGACAAGTATATGGAGACGAAAGAACAAGAACCAAACATATCAATAAAGGTTAGCGAGTTTATTGCAAAGATAATAGCAACACCACctttaaaattgaaactgaTTGACATTTACCATGGGATATATGAACGATTATGTGGACCCTGGGGAAGAGTGACTGGCAGCTATGCTGATAGTCTTTCTATGTCCACATCAGATGTTGATATAATATTGGATAACATATCTGTTAATTCaagccctgaaatgacaatgaaCAATTCGTGTACCATGGAACTAGTTATTTTTACAGAGGATAATGATATACCACCGGGATGCTGTTGGCTACGAGCCTACCAAAAAGTTGCTTTCGTGGGAAAATATGTGCCGTCAGATTCAACTTCTTTTCCTTTTGTAAGGGTAAATGGACTGACTAAACAAGTTACAGATGCTGAATGGAATCTTGTAGATATCAAAGGATACAAATGCTTGTCTTGCCGAAATATTAATGAACAGAGGGCGAAGAGTGGTTTAACTTCCTTCCCTTTTATTAATCGATTCCTGCCACACTGGATACCATATGGACCAGCATTTAAACAGACATATTTTTGGATATTTGATGTTGATATCATGGATGctttcaaatgtaaaacactACCTCCAGTGTTGCAAAAATGGGCAAAACGAACACGAAAAACATGGCCATCACAAAGCACTATAGTAAAAGCTTTAGAACAAGGTTGTCATGTAATAAGTCTGCCTTCAAAAATTTCTTCTGATGAATTTACAGAGGTTGAGTTTAGACTAGGTTATGGGGCCATGGAAAAGATTCTAACAGAATCTCTTAGTGACTGTCAAAAACAATGTTATATCCTACTTAAGATAATACTAAAAGAATACATAGAACCACGATTCCCTGGTGAAGATATTGTATCGTCGTATGTCATGAAGATGTTGATATTCTGGATGTCAGAGGAAACAGATTCAAATACTTGGCGTCCAGAGTGTCTTCTTGAATGCTTGGAGATGTGTCTAGGAAGGCTGTTTGATTGGATTGAATCTGGTTATTGTCCGAACTTCTTTATTCCCGAATATAACGTATTTCGCACAAAACTTACAAGTATACACTCTAATAATTTTATCTGTTTGATGAGAGAAATCATGGATTTAAAATGGAAGGTATTGCTTaattgtaaaacaatgcaaTGGGTGAATGTATACGTATAGAGTTTTGGTAGATAGAATGGTATCTTGTACAAAGAAGAACTTTATTGAAATGTTGGTATAATGCTCTATATACGTCATTAAGTAGACACGTTAGATTGAATAAACGTCCGTCCCTTAAATCTTTATTGGAGAATTTAACAATACTGATGATTACTTAGTCGACAATTTATGTCcgatttgaaatttgttatgGGCGATAGAACACTTATAACAAGGTTTAAAATGTCTAATAAAAAAGCATGCCTGgattttttttagctatgaaaaaatgaagaaaGTCGGGCAAGTATTTgttctcattaaaaaaaaacacaaatacatgaTCATTCAGATAGAGTATGTCCAGGTAATCAAGAACATTGGTCCAAAATACATTTTACAGGAAACCGAAACAAGGATTTATGACTAAATTCTTAACTTTGAACCTAAGGTCAGATAAAAATGTCATGTTATCACAAGCGTACACCATTTAAATCCTGTTTCTGTTCAAATACATTTGCTATTATAATATCGCAACGCACAGTTAAACCTTCAATACACAGCAAAAGTTAACACTGCATAGCAAGTTCAGACCGTTCCCTATCAACGTGTATACGTTtggtgttttgtttaaatgtcgATTATACTGTGCATTCATATGTAAAAATACGATTCCTGAAAACCGCTACTGAACGcctcaatgttcataaaatgcATGCGTTTCCTATATCGCACAATATTGTTATCTGCATCCAGTGAACGTTCAACCGCATATGATTCTTGTCTTTTGATAAGTGCTCTGACAACCTTAGGAggattaaatatcaaatattgtgACTATGCTTATTTTAATGGCGAGAACAAAATTGTCTGTGGATGTCTGGTGTAATTGTACGTTCCTTTggggttgcactttgtaaaaaTAGTTGTTTCACAAGACACACCACTTGAGAAGATGGTTAATATTCATAGAATATTGTTTTTACCTACCACTGGAACTCGTGTGTCATATCATAGAGAAATGCCTtttgagttttatcaatataCATACAGTTGTAATTGTTGCAATCGAATTCTCAGAAAAAACTCAACACAATAAAGGGGGAGGAGGGTGGGTTTTTAGgacaacatttatttataacttacaaCTTTAAGATATTCAAAGGTTAGATTTTCCATTCCAAGCTGtaattgttaacaaaattttgaattcattgtATGTTTTAACAGCAGAAGTGCAATATTCAGAGCTATATTTCCATCTAAGTGAAATCTCTGATTTTAAAGTGTAGGAGGACGCTATTTAATACTATCGGGCTAAAAACTTTGAGCTAGTTGTCAGTTGATGTGAACAATCTTTTAGATGGTATTGACATATTTTTAGTTTTGCTGTTAAAAAAAGTCCatttcctttataaaaaaatattatatatttttatttacctttttcCATGTTACCTTAGAGTGAAAAggaaaagggtaaaaaaaagagGATTGAAGTTTAAGCAAAATCGTGTCACTTGTTCTGCTACCTGCCTGATAAAGGGTATATAGTGTTGCCATTATTAAACAGTAAATTCTTTTTCATTTAggattttatcatatgtttatttttaccttTGGTTTGAATGATAACTTAATaatcaagatttaaaaaaaaagagctaaAAGAAAAAGAGCTAATTCTTATATCTTTTCCAAAAATAACATCATTAATGGTTGCCATACGTCATATCTTAGCTAAAGTTGACAGAAGTGCCTGTTAAAAAATAAGTTACACCTTAATTTGACTCTAGCCAATTCAGAGTCTAatcaaactcatcaaatataccATGCTTTTAATTGTGTACGCTAGAAACGCATTTCCAATACAAAAAACATACGAGTCACATAAGTAAAACAGGCCAAATGAGAGAATGAAGGCTCCAATAGatcaatgtttttttgtcaaatacagctatggAAATATGTTCCTGGTATTGGTCGTGTAGGTTATTTGGTCCAATCCCTCTACGTCGCTGTTTATGGACTTTAAAGTTTTGCAAAGTTGCTTGTTAAAGTTAATGATTATGTCAGTTTCAGATGAATCAATAATGGTACATTAAAATTTGGTATGCATTCGATTAAGCATAGGGACATCTCATGTCCAGGTAGATTATTTGGTTTCATCCTATCTCCATGGGGATTATAGCCCAAACCCTATTTTAGTTGTGGCTCAGTGATTTTGAAACCTCTGAAAAGTTACAAGTTAGAGTAGTTTAAGGggaatatttgattatatttcattatatgtGGTATACACTTGCAGTTTAATGGTACATTTCAGAACAAgattcattgactttgaaatgtTGCATAGTTTTTATCTTGAAGTGTTGCTATgtcaatttcaacatttgcataagTGAATACAGGAAGTTCGATCAGTataattttcagttttgaatattttctgttttttaaatgAGATAGTCGCTACACGTACAGGTTATAACAGTCAACACATTCACAGTAAGTTTTACtcttttgaaattcaaaatgtattgAAGAAGTACTTAATGCttatggcgtactaaattataatcctggtacctttgataactagtaTGATGAGTTTAAAATCGTCCATtcgtgttttttctttctaatcttttaaaattcaatctttattttattaaattaaacaaaaacgaCATTTGAATTTTACTGCTCCCTtcgatttttaatgttttcattcTTTCGTTTTCGCCAATTTTATACTTGCTTATAATTGGTTTTACAGTTTAACACAGGTCAGTAAATACTGGCGATTCATATCGAAAGGTCAGTACAGATGTTCGCGAGAAAGgcaaacttatttttttctaaacacctCAATCTTGAATGCCTTTGCCATGATATGTCCGCAATATGTATAGATGGAACTTTTAAATGCTGCCCGAAATACTTTTATCAGTTGTTAGGTGTAGCACCACTATTGATGTTCCCCTATTTGcgcttttcaaaaaattgtgcagaatttatctttgtttcaaataaagaaatacttgacaTGAGTAAAGGTTTTATCCTGTTAAATAAAGTATCTTTAGTTTATTTTCTCTAGTACGTCATTGActttttattctaattttactgatgtttttatatctattttatttttatcactcAACTGTTATACCTatactgattttatttttccGTTTTTATGTAagagaaaagagggacgaaagatactagagggagaGTCAGACTCATAGATAGGatatataaactgacaacgctatggctaaaaataaaaagacaaacagacaaataacagtacagaggacaaaacatagaaagctaaatactaagcaacacgaaccccaccaaaaacttgggatAATGTCAGGTGCTACGGAAGGGTAAGCTGGTCCGTTCTCTGTTCACAGATATATACTTTGATGAATAGGGTTTTAAATTCTAATAAAATAAGGTACCCCTTATAGTGTCAGTTGATTATCAGACATCGTGAGGgattgtatatatcatattgtaatatttttatttatttgagagttttttttaatagcgtttgttttattaatttacacTTTTTTACGGGAGACACATGAAAATTAGGAGCTGGACATATTGAGGTTGGACTAGCAATAAAAACAGGTTTAACCGCAATGTTCCTGTACAAAGGTAGAAATATGGCAGCTGTTAACAAATAGTctgtttcaaattatttttgtgtttttttttccacaGGTCAGTGTTCTgatgttttcctcttatagtttaTGTGTTGTCCTCGGTTTTAGGTTTCAACcctgatttgttttcttataattgatatataactTTTGATCAGCTGTTGACTACTGCCTTTAATGTATAAACTTTTCCTCAGAGTTTATGAAAGTCATCTAACAACAACTGTCAGATCAGATACATGGTTAAGTATGAAACAACACATTTGTGTcctatatgtttatattattcttcaaacaaattttaaaaaaacaattcttttgTGTTATTGTCGGTCATTAGGTAGGTACAGGAAGTGAAAAAAGATTAATTAAAACTCAATCTAAAAAAACATCCTTGTTTCAACTTTCTGTTGTTTCAGGTAGACGTAGTTCACTTCCTGTTCAGGTTATTACAACCATCAAGTCATAAGTAAGCATTCTTCAGTTGTTGTTCACATTCGAAATTGGATAAATGTAATACATGCTGATATAATTgtaatgtatgtatatatatttaagacaGACAGCTAGATACCATAAACATACTACGTATACACAAGCCAGAGTCTGAGCTTGATttgctatatgatataaaaactaaactgacgaaaaaaggtcatttattcaaaatcataaaatgcaaaaaatacattttgcaaataaaacatttgacataaaaattcatatttaatatgaaataataatacataattactacgaaattacatcaactaatatcatgtcaattgaataaatgacaaagaatagcAAAGGTGGGGAGAAAAACCTGCCACAAATCCACTCTTTGGCTGAAAGAGTGGATGTGAAATCCACTCTAAGGCTAAAAGAGTGGATCCCCCACCCGAGGACTCTGGCGACGTGAATACAATTATATTATGTAAAACGTTTCCACATTtagcaaaaaaattaaaagttcctATTTTCATATACCAAGATATTACT comes from the Mytilus trossulus isolate FHL-02 chromosome 3, PNRI_Mtr1.1.1.hap1, whole genome shotgun sequence genome and includes:
- the LOC134709468 gene encoding uncharacterized protein LOC134709468 isoform X1; the encoded protein is MSAHTQNSSMGSLLSKESTITKDKYMETKEQEPNISIKVSEFIAKIIATPPLKLKLIDIYHGIYERLCGPWGRVTGSYADSLSMSTSDVDIILDNISVNSSPEMTMNNSCTMELVIFTEDNDIPPGCCWLRAYQKVAFVGKYVPSDSTSFPFVRVNGLTKQVTDAEWNLVDIKGYKCLSCRNINEQRAKSGLTSFPFINRFLPHWIPYGPAFKQTYFWIFDVDIMDAFKCKTLPPVLQKWAKRTRKTWPSQSTIVKALEQGCHVISLPSKISSDEFTEVEFRLGYGAMEKILTESLSDCQKQCYILLKIILKEYIEPRFPGEDIVSSYVMKMLIFWMSEETDSNTWRPECLLECLEMCLGRLFDWIESGYCPNFFIPEYNVFRTKLTSIHSNNFICLMREIMDLKWKVLLNCKTMQWVNVYV
- the LOC134709468 gene encoding uncharacterized protein LOC134709468 isoform X2, which codes for MGSLLSKESTITKDKYMETKEQEPNISIKVSEFIAKIIATPPLKLKLIDIYHGIYERLCGPWGRVTGSYADSLSMSTSDVDIILDNISVNSSPEMTMNNSCTMELVIFTEDNDIPPGCCWLRAYQKVAFVGKYVPSDSTSFPFVRVNGLTKQVTDAEWNLVDIKGYKCLSCRNINEQRAKSGLTSFPFINRFLPHWIPYGPAFKQTYFWIFDVDIMDAFKCKTLPPVLQKWAKRTRKTWPSQSTIVKALEQGCHVISLPSKISSDEFTEVEFRLGYGAMEKILTESLSDCQKQCYILLKIILKEYIEPRFPGEDIVSSYVMKMLIFWMSEETDSNTWRPECLLECLEMCLGRLFDWIESGYCPNFFIPEYNVFRTKLTSIHSNNFICLMREIMDLKWKVLLNCKTMQWVNVYV